In one window of Brachyhypopomus gauderio isolate BG-103 chromosome 16, BGAUD_0.2, whole genome shotgun sequence DNA:
- the LOC143477177 gene encoding cobalamin binding intrinsic factor-like, translating to MFLKAMVVLSLLALGHMLTSCGTSRDVTSDIEGPYPIKVVIQNSITNQKNLTYSTDIAYKGVLLGALWTLQNNKELTFKVKIDRNYGLFLESVNDVAGNAEEHTYWEILAQLQNGTTIRADAGVGCFVPNPNDVVILKFTTW from the exons ATGTTTCTCAAAGCCATGGTTGTTTTGTCCCTGCTGGCGCTTGGACACATGCTGACGTCATGTGGGACGTCCAGGGACGTCACCTCAG ATATTGAGGGGCCCTATCCAATCAAGGTAGTTATTCAAAACTCCATTACCAACCAAAAGAATCTGACCTACTCCACTGATATTGCATACAAAGGGGTTTTGCTTGGCGCTCTGTGGACATTGCAAAACAACAAAGAACTCAC TTTCAAAGTAAAGATCGATCGTAACTACGGCCTGTTTCTGGAGAGTGTTAACGACGTAGCAGGGAACGCTGAGGAGCACACATACTGGGAGATCTTAGCCCAGCTCCAGAATGGCACCACAATAAGGGCTGATGCAG GTGTTGGATGTTTTGTTCCAAATCCAAACGATGTGGTTATCCTGAAATTCACCACTTGGTAA